A part of Tigriopus californicus strain San Diego chromosome 10, Tcal_SD_v2.1, whole genome shotgun sequence genomic DNA contains:
- the LOC131889165 gene encoding LOW QUALITY PROTEIN: collagen alpha-1(I) chain-like (The sequence of the model RefSeq protein was modified relative to this genomic sequence to represent the inferred CDS: substituted 1 base at 1 genomic stop codon), with amino-acid sequence MTHLKRAVILLMGVLINLSLGIDVHSPTKSDYVLTLGNKASLELFGDAFSGNCIEDESSEQLAMEHIRNTLVSILSERNFERIKRANRTARHIGNNMFGPGFCFCPQSPPGLPGAMGDQGEQGPIGDPGIPGVNGVDGLAGADGLPGIPGRPGLTGPLGPPGETGDQGSPGGDGTPGEDGVNADDGAKGPKGPIGPPGPPGDPGPSGDPGTLGSPGLMGRKGPFGPQGNFGPPGILGTDGEAGEMGMTGPPGPRGPYGPPGEIGETGDPGDPGTDAEPGAKGVPGPPGTRGTDGKDGTDAPDGKQGNAGPVGMPGPTGAPGPIGPLGPIGAPGDPGDSGDDGDSAEYGDSGEDGDSGEAGEDGSPGPTGFQGPQGPPGKDGKDGVDGTDGAVGPXPIGPLGPIGAPGDPGDSGDDGDSAEYGDSGEDGDSGEAGEDGSSGPTGFQGPQGPPGKDGKDGVDGTDGAVGPYGEIGDPGEMGDKGPTGPPGPPGDPGPKGEDAAI; translated from the exons ATGACGCACCTCAAGCGAGCTGTCATTCTATTGATGGGTGTTTTGATCAATCTCAGCCTGGGGATAGATGTGCACTCGCCGACAAAGAGCGATTATGTGCTCACATTGGGCAACAAAGCGAGCCTGGAGTTATTTGGAGATGCCTTCTCAGGCAATTGCATAGAAGATGAATCCAGCGAACAACTGGCAATG GAGCACATCCGGAATACTTTGGTGTCCATTTTGTCAGAGAGGAACTTTGAGCGAATCAAACGCGCAAATCGAACCGCACGTCATATTGGAAACAATATGTTTGGCCCaggcttttgcttttgcccaCAATCACCCCCAGGGCTGCCAGGTGCAATGGGAGACCAAGGAGAACAGGGACCAATAGGTGACCCTGGAATCCCAGGAGTGAATGGCGTGGATGGTTTGGCAGGAGCAGACGGATTGCCTGGAATCCCTGGCAGACCGGGACTCACAGGCCCACTGGGCCCACCTGGAGAAACCGGTGATCAAGGTTCCCCAGGCGGTGATGGAACCCCTGGCGAAGATGGAGTAAACGCAGATGACGGCGCCAAGGGACCAAAGGGTCCGATTGGTCCTCCAGGGCCGCCAGGTGATCCTGGCCCAAGTGGCGATCCCGGAACGCTTGGAAGCCCTGGGCTTATGGGACGAAAAGGACCATTTGGCCCCCAAGGAAACTTCGGACCTCCTGGAATACTAGGCACTGATGGTGAGGCTGGAGAAATGGGAATGACAGGTCCTCCAGGTCCTCGTGGTCCCTATGGTCCCCCTGGTGAAATTGGCGAGACTGGGGATCCAGGCGACCCCGGGACTGATGCAGAGCCAGGAGCCAAAGGAGTGCCAGGTCCCCCTGGCACACGTGGAACAGACGGAAAGGACGGAACAGACGCCCCAGATGGTAAACAAGGAAATGCTGGACCTGTCGGGATGCCAGGGCCAACAGGAGCTCCAGGACCCATTGGACCACTTGGCCCCATTGGAGCTCCTGGGGATCCTGGGGATTCAGGTGACGATGGGGATTCTGCCGAATATGGAGATTCTGGCGAAGATGGAGATTCTGGAGAGGCCGGTGAGGATGGATCGCCAGGACCAACTGGATTTCAGGGGCCACAAGGTCCTCCCGGGAAAGATGGAAAGGATGGCGTTGATGGGACTGATGGTGCAGTGGGTCCTTGACCCATTGGACCACTTGGCCCCATTGGAGCTCCTGGGGATCCTGGGGATTCAGGTGACGATGGGGATTCTGCCGAATATGGAGATTCTGGCGAAGATGGAGATTCTGGAGAGGCCGGTGAGGATGGATCGTCAGGACCAACTGGATTTCAGGGGCCACAAGGTCCTCCCGGGAAAGATGGAAAGGATGGCGTTGATGGGACTGATGGTGCAGTGGGTCCTTATGGAGAAATAGGCGACCCAGGTGAAATGGGAGACAAAGGTCCCACGGGTCCCCCGGGTCCTCCTGGTGACCCAGGCCCAAAAGGAGAGGATGCTGCAATCTAA
- the LOC131889159 gene encoding transmembrane protease serine 9-like isoform X1, with amino-acid sequence MSSSVAPRNKPEHVSPEQVFDFIFLNEKDPPKRDEGWVSSPGTTPSNDPMLGDRLPLKTVSYVLAGAFFLLAVLVIVGLTVALVIQNQDESDINTPSTSSPNTNLREVFQSISWGPWGDWSRCNQPCSGFRKRNRSCLSDPGPCAQQSKNSTWELETCPSDQCNEEGLSAESSTESSPKSNTESSTEISMWSDWVDQTNCSVSCGSGTKTQTRRCQGLSCPGVDQSLQRTTNCNAAEPCGTWSSWSEWGECSVSCGKGVTVAQRNCKNINAETSSFCEGDSNQTRPCEQDPCPNPILCGPMSDGSKSQEQAIRWARQTTNPDIELRVVGGTDALLNEFPWQASIEKRQTQRTRYHPFCGGVLMSELWVMTAAHCTFGQTSSSIQVALGEHSIVSTTESVRLVRSVQEILNHPEYNEVNVDFDIALLRLSQAVNFEEFPHIRPICFPSAHPDPGEEVVLAGWGREAENAQNGADVLQKAKLPVLSREDCLSYYRGLELTPRMFCAGYKTGGQDSCQGDSGGPLILKKSSNYEVVGLVSYGLKDCGAGPAVYTKVTELKTWWRPFLNSTEYPRTAK; translated from the exons ATGAGCTCCTCTGTGGCTCCCAGGAATAAACCTGAGCATGTTTCGCCCGAGCAAGTATtcgatttcattttcttgaacgAAAAGGACCCACCTAAG CGAGATGAAGGCTGGGTAAGTAGTCCTGGAACCACCCCCTCAAATGACCCAATGTTGGGCGACCGGCTCCCATTAAAAACTGTGTCGTATGTTCTGGCGGGGGCCTTCTTCCTGTTGGCCGTTTTAGTGATTGTGGGCTTGACCGTGGCCCTGG TGATTCAAAACCAAGACGAAAGCGACATCAACACACCGAGCACGAGCTCACCCAATACGAATCTTCGGGAGGTGTTCCAATCCATATCCTGGGGACCTTGGGGTGACTGGAGCCGGTGTAACCAGCCTTGCTCAGGATTTCGGAAGCGTAATCGCTCTTGCCTCTCAGATCCGGGACCATGTGCTCAACAAAGTAAAAACTCGACGTGGGAATTGGAAACGTGTCCATCGGATCAATGCAACGAGGAAG GCCTCAGTGCTGAGAGCAGCACTGAAAGTAGCCCTAAAAGCAACACTGAGAGCAGCACTGAAATCAGCATGTGGTCGGATTGGGTGGATCAAACCAATTGTTCGGTGTCTTGTGGTAGTGGCACAAAAACTCAGACTCGACGTTGTCAAGGTCTTTCTTGTCCTGGAGTCGACCAATCCTTACAACGAACGACTAATTGCAACGCAGCAGAGCCTTGTG gAACTTGGTCGTCTTGGTCGGAATGGGGAGAATGTAGCGTTTCCTGTGGCAAAGGCGTGACTGTGGCCCAAAGAAATTGCAAGAATATAAATGCAGAAACCTCAAGCTTTTGCGAGGGGGACTCTAATCAAACACGTCCTTGCGAGCAGGATCCATGTCCAAACCCAATAC TTTGTGGTCCCATGAGTGATGGATCCAAGTCTCAAGAGCAAGCCATTCGATGGGCGCGGCAGACCACCAACCCAGATATTGAGTTGCGGGTAGTGGGCGGAACGGACGCCCTCCTAAACGAGTTCCCGTGGCAAGCAAGCATTGAGAAGCGGCAAACGCAGCGGACGAGGTATCATCCGTTTTGTGGCGGGGTTCTGATGAGCGAACTTTGGGTTATGACCGCTGCTCATTGCACATTCGG CCAGACCTCATCCTCAATCCAAGTTGCTTTAGGAGAGCACAGCATCGTCTCCACCACAGAAAGCGTCCGATTGGTTCGCTCCGTCCAAGA AATCTTGAATCATCCCGAATACAACGAGGTGAACGTGGATTTTGACATAGCTCTTCTTAGGTTGAGCCAAGCGGtgaattttgaagaatttcCCCATATTCGACCGATCTGCTTTCCATCCGCACATCCTGATCCTGGCGAAGAA GTAGTTTTGGCAGGATGGGGCCGAGAGGcagaaaatgctcaaaatggtGCTGACGTTTTGCAAAAG GCGAAACTACCTGTGCTCTCGCGGGAAGATTGCCTGTCCTACTACAGAGGGCTCGAGCTGACGCCCAGGATGTTTTGCGCTGGTTACAAAACTGGAGGGCAAGATAGTTGTCAA GGTGACTCGGGTGGACCTTTAATCCTCAAGAAGTCCTCCAACTATGAGGTAGTTGGATTGGTTTCATATGGTTTGAAGGATTGTGGAGCTGGGCCCGCCGTCTACACCAAAGTCACAG AATTGAAGACATGGTGGCGTCCTTTCCTGAATTCCACAGAGTACCCCAGAACGGCAAAATAG
- the LOC131889162 gene encoding uncharacterized protein LOC131889162, protein MGRFGTSGSNHWSGSTSRIVPMSQGHSWFAISGILALLLAFILTLLINGLAGSVGKESGLVEYAVGELSDIYDTYMTPAGWAFAIWSLIYIWMAVLLIFYIVTIFQSNDFGKVYLNPEVANFAYRAIFIANLSLNASWILLWGNNYLLASCIILFLIAITNIILLGIFSFNIAEDNHRLKSEQSKLFWTYVVLGQNCHGTYTAWTLIASCISLATELSYGNAGLNRESSSLIGLSLLLAIVVIWFVLENTVLDRYVRFLVTPYLVVIWAAIATVTEHQSSADIPDVIEWYVIGILVLAGVLAILRAGIIAYRQIKMPFK, encoded by the exons ATGGGTCGATTTGGAACCAGTGGTTCGAATCATTGGAGCGGCAGTACCTCCAGGATCGTTCCAATGTCACAAGGACACAGCTGGTTCGCCATCAGTGGCATTCTGGCCTTGCTTTTGGCCTTTATTCTCACACTTCTGATCAATGGCCTGGCCGGATCCGTAGGCAAGG AAAGTGGGTTGGTTGAGTATGCCGTGGGCGAATTATCGGACATCTATGACACGTACATGACACCAGCGGGATGGGCTTTTGCCATATGGAGCTTAATCTATATCTGGATGGCCGTTCTTCTGATATTTT ATATCGTGACAATATTCCAATCCAACGACTTTGGCAAGGTGTATTTGAACCCGGAGGTGGCCAATTTCGCCTATCGCGCCATTTTCATCGCCAATCTGTCCCTGAACGCGAGCTGGATCCTACTTTGGGGCAATAACTACCTGTTGGCCTCGTGTATCATCCTCTTCTTGATTGCCATTACCAACATCATTCTCTTGGGCATCTTCAGTTTCAACATCGCGGAGGACAACCATCGGCTCAAATCCGAGCAGTCCAAATTATTTTG GACTTATGTGGTGCTCGGTCAGAACTGCCATGGCACCTATACAGCTTGGACGTTGATCGCCTCGTGCATCAGTCTGGCCACGGAGTTGAGTTATGGGAACGCGGGCCTAAATCGAGAATCGTCCTCTCTGATAGGCCTAAGTCTCCTACTAGCCATCGTGGTGATTTGGTTCGTGTTGGAAAACACCGTACTGGATCGCTACGTGCGTTTCTTAGTCACCCCATACTTGG TGGTGATCTGGGCGGCCATTGCCACGGTGACGGAACACCAAAGTTCAGCCGACATACCGGACGTGATAGAGTGGTACGTGATCGGGATCTTGGTGCTGGCCGGGGTTCTGGCCATTCTCAGGGCGGGTATTATTGCCTATCGACAAATCAAAATGCCTTTTAAGTAA
- the LOC131889159 gene encoding plasma kallikrein-like isoform X2 yields MSSSVAPRNKPEHVSPEQVFDFIFLNEKDPPKRDEGWVSSPGTTPSNDPMLGDRLPLKTVSYVLAGAFFLLAVLVIVGLTVALVIQNQDESDINTPSTSSPNTNLREVFQSISWGPWGDWSRCNQPCSGFRKRNRSCLSDPGPCAQQSKNSTWELETCPSDQCNEEGLSAESSTESSPKSNTESSTEISMWSDWVDQTNCSVSCGSGTKTQTRRCQGLSCPGVDQSLQRTTNCNAAEPCGTWSSWSEWGECSVSCGKGVTVAQRNCKNINAETSSFCEGDSNQTRPCEQDPCPNPILCGPMSDGSKSQEQAIRWARQTTNPDIELRVVGGTDALLNEFPWQASIEKRQTQRTRYHPFCGGVLMSELWVMTAAHCTFGILNHPEYNEVNVDFDIALLRLSQAVNFEEFPHIRPICFPSAHPDPGEEVVLAGWGREAENAQNGADVLQKAKLPVLSREDCLSYYRGLELTPRMFCAGYKTGGQDSCQGDSGGPLILKKSSNYEVVGLVSYGLKDCGAGPAVYTKVTELKTWWRPFLNSTEYPRTAK; encoded by the exons ATGAGCTCCTCTGTGGCTCCCAGGAATAAACCTGAGCATGTTTCGCCCGAGCAAGTATtcgatttcattttcttgaacgAAAAGGACCCACCTAAG CGAGATGAAGGCTGGGTAAGTAGTCCTGGAACCACCCCCTCAAATGACCCAATGTTGGGCGACCGGCTCCCATTAAAAACTGTGTCGTATGTTCTGGCGGGGGCCTTCTTCCTGTTGGCCGTTTTAGTGATTGTGGGCTTGACCGTGGCCCTGG TGATTCAAAACCAAGACGAAAGCGACATCAACACACCGAGCACGAGCTCACCCAATACGAATCTTCGGGAGGTGTTCCAATCCATATCCTGGGGACCTTGGGGTGACTGGAGCCGGTGTAACCAGCCTTGCTCAGGATTTCGGAAGCGTAATCGCTCTTGCCTCTCAGATCCGGGACCATGTGCTCAACAAAGTAAAAACTCGACGTGGGAATTGGAAACGTGTCCATCGGATCAATGCAACGAGGAAG GCCTCAGTGCTGAGAGCAGCACTGAAAGTAGCCCTAAAAGCAACACTGAGAGCAGCACTGAAATCAGCATGTGGTCGGATTGGGTGGATCAAACCAATTGTTCGGTGTCTTGTGGTAGTGGCACAAAAACTCAGACTCGACGTTGTCAAGGTCTTTCTTGTCCTGGAGTCGACCAATCCTTACAACGAACGACTAATTGCAACGCAGCAGAGCCTTGTG gAACTTGGTCGTCTTGGTCGGAATGGGGAGAATGTAGCGTTTCCTGTGGCAAAGGCGTGACTGTGGCCCAAAGAAATTGCAAGAATATAAATGCAGAAACCTCAAGCTTTTGCGAGGGGGACTCTAATCAAACACGTCCTTGCGAGCAGGATCCATGTCCAAACCCAATAC TTTGTGGTCCCATGAGTGATGGATCCAAGTCTCAAGAGCAAGCCATTCGATGGGCGCGGCAGACCACCAACCCAGATATTGAGTTGCGGGTAGTGGGCGGAACGGACGCCCTCCTAAACGAGTTCCCGTGGCAAGCAAGCATTGAGAAGCGGCAAACGCAGCGGACGAGGTATCATCCGTTTTGTGGCGGGGTTCTGATGAGCGAACTTTGGGTTATGACCGCTGCTCATTGCACATTCGG AATCTTGAATCATCCCGAATACAACGAGGTGAACGTGGATTTTGACATAGCTCTTCTTAGGTTGAGCCAAGCGGtgaattttgaagaatttcCCCATATTCGACCGATCTGCTTTCCATCCGCACATCCTGATCCTGGCGAAGAA GTAGTTTTGGCAGGATGGGGCCGAGAGGcagaaaatgctcaaaatggtGCTGACGTTTTGCAAAAG GCGAAACTACCTGTGCTCTCGCGGGAAGATTGCCTGTCCTACTACAGAGGGCTCGAGCTGACGCCCAGGATGTTTTGCGCTGGTTACAAAACTGGAGGGCAAGATAGTTGTCAA GGTGACTCGGGTGGACCTTTAATCCTCAAGAAGTCCTCCAACTATGAGGTAGTTGGATTGGTTTCATATGGTTTGAAGGATTGTGGAGCTGGGCCCGCCGTCTACACCAAAGTCACAG AATTGAAGACATGGTGGCGTCCTTTCCTGAATTCCACAGAGTACCCCAGAACGGCAAAATAG